One window of the Chloroflexota bacterium genome contains the following:
- a CDS encoding substrate-binding domain-containing protein: MRLSGSGSAVPAAQKASEGYESQAPGVKLDFKEGSNSGGAIRGVIDGTLDIGVVNRPLTEAEAREGLVYQPFAKDAVVFAVHQTTPVRGLRTAQLRDVYNGTTTSWRALSDTDAPIIVLDRDEDEAQRKLVLLPLMAGRAVKHDVVTLTSAGDMMSALDSTPYAIGYTSLGLLKQRAPKNVAILDLDEVRPSATTVASGAYPWSLTFGFVTRANASAEAREYIAHVQRVAPSLLPALEYAPLAG; the protein is encoded by the coding sequence TTGCGGCTCTCTGGCTCTGGCTCAGCGGTCCCGGCCGCCCAGAAGGCCAGCGAAGGGTATGAGTCCCAGGCGCCGGGCGTCAAGCTGGACTTCAAGGAAGGCTCGAACTCCGGCGGGGCGATCCGTGGCGTCATCGACGGCACGCTGGATATCGGGGTCGTCAACCGGCCACTGACGGAGGCCGAGGCCCGCGAGGGCCTGGTCTACCAGCCGTTCGCCAAAGACGCGGTCGTGTTCGCGGTCCACCAGACGACGCCGGTACGGGGACTGCGGACGGCTCAGCTGCGCGACGTCTACAACGGCACGACGACGAGCTGGCGGGCGCTCTCAGATACGGACGCCCCGATCATCGTGCTGGACCGCGACGAGGACGAGGCGCAGCGCAAGCTCGTGCTGCTCCCGCTGATGGCAGGGCGCGCGGTGAAGCACGACGTGGTCACGCTGACGTCCGCGGGCGACATGATGAGCGCCCTCGATTCGACGCCGTACGCCATCGGATATACGTCGCTGGGGCTGCTGAAGCAGCGCGCCCCGAAGAACGTGGCGATCCTCGACCTGGACGAGGTCAGGCCATCCGCGACGACCGTCGCCTCGGGAGCGTACCCCTGGAGCCTGACGTTCGGCTTCGTGACGCGCGCCAACGCCTCGGCGGAGGCCCGCGAGTACATCGCACACGTGCAGCGGGTGGCCCCAAGCCTTTTGCCGGCGCTTGAGTACGCGCCGCTCGCAGGATAG
- a CDS encoding TraR/DksA C4-type zinc finger protein encodes MANRSSRATRANRANRATGHLDPTAALARKASEAEHLREFIDRTTFSGDQREASGELSAVDQHPADSADQTMQREVDYTIKGIVADEVQQVQAALKRQAEGRYGLCESCGQEIDPARLAVRPHATLCIDCQRVADGEVRSF; translated from the coding sequence ATGGCAAACAGGTCAAGCAGGGCCACCAGGGCAAACAGGGCAAACAGGGCCACCGGCCACCTCGACCCCACGGCAGCGCTCGCGCGGAAGGCGAGCGAGGCCGAGCACCTTCGCGAGTTTATCGACCGCACGACCTTCTCCGGCGATCAGCGTGAAGCCAGCGGCGAGCTGAGCGCTGTCGATCAGCACCCGGCCGACAGCGCCGATCAGACGATGCAGCGCGAGGTGGACTACACCATCAAGGGCATCGTCGCCGACGAGGTGCAGCAAGTGCAGGCGGCGCTCAAGCGCCAGGCCGAGGGACGCTACGGCCTCTGCGAGAGCTGCGGCCAGGAGATCGACCCTGCCCGCCTGGCCGTCAGGCCGCACGCCACCCTGTGCATCGACTGTCAGCGCGTCGCAGACGGCGAGGTGCGAAGCTTCTGA
- a CDS encoding GAF domain-containing protein, whose amino-acid sequence MLDALPEPVLVFDLAGKRFVLANQAATHLLGYAQDELLERSPVDVLDAAEAARFALALEHVAPGTVTRREWTARTSDGRLLPVGVTSVPVVLAGRAVIEMIVHDRSDGAPDAAQERLLTLAHDRLAATVDRDETIAAITALLVPELADRCTIDLVDEDGQQARVADTGQETAGVGVDAGSVGPVTAEGPGGADPAVREFRLRAHGRELGVLTLSLAAPRRWTADACSVATALARRAAQALNTARLWRTAQRELEHRAAMHRITRAFADSDPGSDRAMEVMLQEALSLLGGDHGGIALWDAGHGRLIQVYSNTGRSNGVLVGLDDSLSGAAARTKHAIISNAYQEEYGKATPAGKFGARASIAAPLLHEGRLIGVLSVGTRREGKRFTRADAEALDLLAGMAAAMLGTLERAQLQAVTLAARELAHRLNNDLALAVGTIDLLRGEPSLPADLHEMVEEAEVGLRRIAEQLRQLQQLVRFQTRETPVGPALDLDRSTAPEELRPG is encoded by the coding sequence GTGCTTGACGCGCTGCCCGAGCCCGTCCTCGTGTTCGACCTGGCTGGCAAGCGCTTTGTGCTGGCAAATCAGGCGGCCACGCACCTGCTTGGGTACGCGCAGGACGAGCTGCTGGAGCGCTCGCCCGTCGACGTGCTGGATGCCGCCGAGGCGGCGCGCTTTGCCCTGGCGCTCGAGCACGTCGCGCCGGGGACCGTCACCCGGCGCGAGTGGACGGCACGGACCAGCGATGGCCGCCTCTTGCCGGTGGGTGTCACGTCCGTCCCAGTCGTGCTGGCCGGCCGGGCGGTCATCGAGATGATCGTGCACGACCGCTCGGACGGCGCGCCGGATGCGGCCCAGGAACGGCTGCTGACCCTCGCGCACGACCGGCTGGCGGCGACCGTGGACCGCGATGAGACGATCGCGGCGATCACGGCGCTGCTGGTACCGGAACTCGCGGATCGCTGCACGATCGACCTCGTGGACGAGGACGGACAGCAGGCGCGGGTGGCCGACACGGGCCAGGAAACGGCCGGCGTCGGGGTGGACGCAGGCTCGGTCGGCCCTGTTACAGCCGAAGGCCCAGGCGGCGCCGACCCGGCCGTGCGGGAGTTCAGGCTGCGCGCGCATGGCCGCGAGCTTGGCGTTCTGACGCTCTCGCTCGCCGCGCCGCGCCGCTGGACCGCCGATGCATGCTCGGTGGCGACCGCGCTTGCCCGGCGGGCCGCTCAGGCGTTGAACACCGCGCGCCTCTGGCGCACAGCTCAGCGTGAGCTGGAGCATCGCGCAGCCATGCACCGCATCACCAGGGCGTTTGCGGACAGCGACCCCGGCAGCGACCGTGCCATGGAGGTCATGCTCCAGGAAGCGCTGAGCCTGCTCGGGGGGGACCATGGCGGCATCGCGCTGTGGGATGCCGGACACGGGCGCCTGATCCAGGTCTACAGCAACACCGGCCGCTCAAACGGCGTTCTTGTTGGCCTGGACGACAGCCTGAGCGGCGCGGCGGCGCGCACCAAGCATGCCATCATCTCGAACGCCTACCAGGAGGAGTACGGGAAGGCCACCCCGGCCGGCAAGTTCGGCGCGCGGGCCAGCATCGCCGCGCCGCTCCTGCACGAGGGGCGGCTGATCGGCGTGCTCTCGGTGGGTACCCGGCGCGAAGGCAAGCGGTTCACCCGGGCGGACGCCGAGGCGCTCGATCTGCTGGCGGGCATGGCCGCTGCGATGTTGGGCACCCTGGAGCGGGCGCAGCTCCAGGCGGTGACGCTTGCTGCGCGCGAGCTGGCGCACCGCCTGAACAACGATCTCGCCCTGGCGGTCGGCACCATCGACCTGCTGCGCGGCGAGCCGTCGTTGCCGGCCGACCTCCACGAGATGGTCGAAGAGGCCGAGGTCGGGCTGCGGCGCATCGCCGAGCAGCTTCGGCAGCTCCAGCAGCTCGTCCGCTTCCAGACCCGCGAGACGCCCGTCGGGCCGGCGCTGGATCTGGACCGCTCGACCGCGCCTGAGGAGCTCCGGCCAGGCTGA